From one Heptranchias perlo isolate sHepPer1 chromosome X, sHepPer1.hap1, whole genome shotgun sequence genomic stretch:
- the sarnp gene encoding SAP domain-containing ribonucleoprotein isoform X2, translating to MADRTAVDISKLKLTELRQECASRELDTKGNKQDLIQRLQAYLEEHAEEEVNEEDVLAEDTEEEEQQKVEPEVEGETVAVKEPEETAAKKLVKIMAPMTESERLKKRAERFNVPGTAESKKAARAARFGLPVVATKGAPGNIKTAISAEKLRERAERFGMNVSSLSKKTEDDEKMKKRKERFGIVTSSAGGGDDVEAKKRKRAERFGIV from the exons TTGACTGAACTAAGACAAGAATGTGCTTCAAGAGAACTGGATACTAAAGGAAACAAACAGGATCTCATCCAGAGACTGCAGGCTTACCTGGAAGAACATG CTGAGGAAGAAGTGAATGAGGAGGATGTTCTAGCTGAAGATACAGAG gaggaggagcaacagaAGGTTGAGCCAGAAGTTGAAGGGGAAACTGTTGCTGTCAAAGAACCAGAAGA AACTGCAGCAAAGAAGTTGGTTAAAATAATGGCACCAATGACTGAGAGTGAG AGGCTAAAGAAAAGAGCAGAGCGGTTCAATGTACCAGGGACAGCAGAGAGTAAGAAAGCTGCCCGCGCTGCACG GTTTGGTTTGCCTGTTGTTGCAACGAAAG GTGCTCCTGGGAATATCAAAACCGCG ATCAGTGCTgaaaaattgagagagagagctgaaAGATTTGGTATGAATGTATCATCACTCTCAAAAAAG ACTGAAGATGATGAGAAGATGAAGAAGAGGAAGGAGCGGTTTGGAATTGTGACCAGttctgcaggaggtggagatgatgtAGAG GCAAAGAAGAGGAAAAGAGCAGAACGTTTTGGGATTGTCTGA
- the sarnp gene encoding SAP domain-containing ribonucleoprotein isoform X1: MADRTAVDISKLKLTELRQECASRELDTKGNKQDLIQRLQAYLEEHAEEEVNEEDVLAEDTEEEEQQKVEPEVEGETVAVKEPEETAAKKLVKIMAPMTESERLKKRAERFNVPGTAESKKAARAARFGLPVVATKGAPGNIKTAISAEKLRERAERFGMNVSSLSKKTEDDEKMKKRKERFGIVTSSAGGGDDVEVIKLARLSNTLEARQL, encoded by the exons TTGACTGAACTAAGACAAGAATGTGCTTCAAGAGAACTGGATACTAAAGGAAACAAACAGGATCTCATCCAGAGACTGCAGGCTTACCTGGAAGAACATG CTGAGGAAGAAGTGAATGAGGAGGATGTTCTAGCTGAAGATACAGAG gaggaggagcaacagaAGGTTGAGCCAGAAGTTGAAGGGGAAACTGTTGCTGTCAAAGAACCAGAAGA AACTGCAGCAAAGAAGTTGGTTAAAATAATGGCACCAATGACTGAGAGTGAG AGGCTAAAGAAAAGAGCAGAGCGGTTCAATGTACCAGGGACAGCAGAGAGTAAGAAAGCTGCCCGCGCTGCACG GTTTGGTTTGCCTGTTGTTGCAACGAAAG GTGCTCCTGGGAATATCAAAACCGCG ATCAGTGCTgaaaaattgagagagagagctgaaAGATTTGGTATGAATGTATCATCACTCTCAAAAAAG ACTGAAGATGATGAGAAGATGAAGAAGAGGAAGGAGCGGTTTGGAATTGTGACCAGttctgcaggaggtggagatgatgtAGAGGTAATCAAACTAGCACGATTATCCAACACCTTGGAAGCCCGCCAACTCTGA
- the sarnp gene encoding SAP domain-containing ribonucleoprotein isoform X3, with translation MADRTAVDISKLKLTELRQECASRELDTKGNKQDLIQRLQAYLEEHAEEEVNEEDVLAEDTEEEEQQKVEPEVEGETVAVKEPEETAAKKLVKIMAPMTESERLKKRAERFNVPGTAESKKAARAARFGLPVVATKGAPGNIKTAISAEKLRERAERFGMNVSSLSKKD, from the exons TTGACTGAACTAAGACAAGAATGTGCTTCAAGAGAACTGGATACTAAAGGAAACAAACAGGATCTCATCCAGAGACTGCAGGCTTACCTGGAAGAACATG CTGAGGAAGAAGTGAATGAGGAGGATGTTCTAGCTGAAGATACAGAG gaggaggagcaacagaAGGTTGAGCCAGAAGTTGAAGGGGAAACTGTTGCTGTCAAAGAACCAGAAGA AACTGCAGCAAAGAAGTTGGTTAAAATAATGGCACCAATGACTGAGAGTGAG AGGCTAAAGAAAAGAGCAGAGCGGTTCAATGTACCAGGGACAGCAGAGAGTAAGAAAGCTGCCCGCGCTGCACG GTTTGGTTTGCCTGTTGTTGCAACGAAAG GTGCTCCTGGGAATATCAAAACCGCG ATCAGTGCTgaaaaattgagagagagagctgaaAGATTTGGTATGAATGTATCATCACTCTCAAAAAA AGACTGA